A DNA window from Daucus carota subsp. sativus chromosome 3, DH1 v3.0, whole genome shotgun sequence contains the following coding sequences:
- the LOC108213435 gene encoding uncharacterized protein LOC108213435 isoform X1 — MYQKLLAHIMEDMPIKKRRFWKHFVSPPPQACSRTPKEANPFEADQVLKGTFPASQKSHSEFGIIHGSVAVTSADGPSEAGNARAAQAPDAVVTKGKTLASIEPESLVKKKSEDSKNLSVQVDSFTSLNDIHSGKNDLALGNSIPLKINRLHWDLNIMMDEWEKPNAENVNQQMGNTEDVTNNGIQNEKAASDPVSIPKLETPSSVLNETKGPDSKRTVLQVSSGLMKTEKTSDVFKTQDPAVVIDMNELNNNVHLDHSICTHTEQKNSTADIPVQHDKDMSRTPATGLCKLSSQSDTTEKSDSVSFGMPIEGKRTCYVDRMKNDGSADFKRNSGKDPRLTSEDLSSGCNNSNVSGNNTGHVVSMECMSNLQAGYDSPMEDGELRDPDAYSWKNNDVNFSETGQLENGVVSTNFKDAFENNFKNGHQFCDYQDDANAKGQDGEIDDNGSQTRGFRARKYRKLSSHDKSPYNGSIKRKSFALMQHQRKTENKGYEVDFPLTCHESRSINPHTYHNSKDRYHSRLRRVDSGPPARGSEMSLYDKKPFPDKFSNEIYRPSTRKRFPADRDDSYENYRGSPFPRGKNKRKKNKKSGMQRGIIAPKEKEGYNERFPEKFSSSRDHKSSTNFVHDVHMNRLYRKSQSESSLCSATHVLNGQDRRPSDRVSRHSQWQENNQVEFSRRLKPDDNLRSLAMQGVKSLVVTNDRK, encoded by the exons ATGTATCAGAAGCTATTAGCCCACATAATGGAGGATATGCCGATCAAGAAGAGGAGATTCTGGAAGCATTTTGTATCACCACCACCTCAGGCGTGTTCACGGACACCTAAAGAGGCCAACCCCTTTGAAGCTGACCAGGTTTTAAAAGGTACATTTCCTGCGAGTCAGAAATCGCATTCTGAATTTGGGATCATCCATGGGTCTGTTGCAGTTACATCTGCAGATGGTCCTAGTGAGGCCGGAAATG CAAGAGCTGCACAGGCACCGGATGCTGTTGTGACAAAGGGCAAAACTCTGGCATCAATTGAACCTGAAAGTTTGGttaaaaagaaatcagaagATAGCAAGAACTTATCTGTTCAGGTTGATTCCTTTACTTCGTTGAATGATATTCATAGCGGTAAAAATGATCTAGCATTGGGGAATTCTATCCCTTTGAAAATCAATAGACTACATTGGGATCTTAACATTATGATGGATGAATGGGAGAAACCCAATGCTGAAAACGTCAATCAGCAGATGGGCAATACAGAAGATGTGACTAATAATGGGATACAGAACGAGAAGGCTGCATCTGATCCGGTCAGTATTCCAAAGCTAGAAACCCCCTCGTCCGTGCTTAATGAGACTAAAGGTCCTGATTCTAAGAGGACtgtgttgcaagtatcctcTGGGCTCATGAAAACAGAAAAAACAAGTGATGTGTTTAAAACTCAAGATCCTGCTGTTGTTATTGACATGAATGAGCTTAATAACAACGTCCATTTGGATCATTCTATATGTACACATACTGAACAAAAGAATAGTACTGCTGACATACCTGTTCAACATGATAAAGATATGTCCAGAACACCTGCAACAGGGCTTTGCAAATTGTCATCACAAAGTGATACTACTGAGAAGAGTGATTCTGTTTCATTTGGCATGCCAATTGAAGGTAAGCGTACATGTTATGTAGATCGTATGAAAAATGATGGCAGTGCTGATTTCAAAAGAAATTCAGGGAAGGACCCTAGGCTTACTTCTGAAGATCTTTCATCTGGTTGCAACAACTCGAATGTCTCTGGGAATAATACAGGTCATGTGGTTAGTATGGAATGCATGAGCAACCTACAAGCAGGTTATGATTCTCCCATGGAAGATGGGGAACTAAGAGACCCTGATGCATATAGCTGGAAGAATAATGATGTCAACTTCTCAGAAACTGGACAGCTGGAGAATGGAGTGGTTAGTACAAATTTTAAGGAtgcttttgaaaataatttcaagAATGGTCATCAGTTTTGTGATTATCAAGACGATGCCAATGCAAAAGGACAAGATGGTGAAATTGATGACAATGGTTCACAAACAAGGGGGTTCCGAGCAAGGAAATACAGAAAGCTATCATCACATGATAAAAGTCCATATAATGGTAGCATAAAGAGAAAGAGTTTTGCATTGATGCAGCACCAGAG GAAAACTGAGAACAAGGGTTATGAGGTTGACTTTCCGCTCACCTGTCATGAATCAAGAAGCATTAATCCTCATACTTATCATAATTCAAAGGATCGCTACCATTCCAGGCTAAGACGTGTGGATTCTGGCCCACCTGCTAGGGGCAGTGAAATGAGCTTGTATGATAAAAAGCCATTTCCAGATAAATTCTCAAATGAAATTTATAGGCCCTCCACTAGAAAGCGATTTCCAGCTGATAGAGATGATTCGTATGAGAACTACAGGGGATCTCCTTTCCCAAGAGGCAAAAACAAacgtaaaaaaaacaaaaagtctGGTATGCAACGTGGTATCATAGCGCCGAAGGAGAAGGAAGGATACAATGAACGCTTTCCTGAGAAGTTTTCAAGCAGTAGAGACCATAAATCCTCTACCAATTTTGTTCATGATGTGCATATGAACAGACTCTACAGGAAGTCACAATCAGAATCTTCTCTGTGCTCCGCTACCCATGTCTTGAATGGACAGGACCGAAGACCTTCTGACAGAGTGTCCAGGCACAGCCAATGGCAGGAGAACAACCAGGTAGAGTTTTCCAGAAGATTGAAGCCAGATGATAACTTACGTTCCTTAGCAATGCAGGGAGTAAAGTCATTGGTGGTTACTAATGATAGGAAATAG
- the LOC108213435 gene encoding uncharacterized protein LOC108213435 isoform X2: MYQKLLAHIMEDMPIKKRRFWKHFVSPPPQACSRTPKEANPFEADQVLKGTFPASQKSHSEFGIIHGSVAVTSADGPSEAGNARAAQAPDAVVTKGKTLASIEPESLVKKKSEDSKNLSVQVDSFTSLNDIHSGKNDLALGNSIPLKINRLHWDLNIMMDEWEKPNAENVNQQMGNTEDVTNNGIQNEKAASDPVSIPKLETPSSVLNETKGPDSKRTVLQVSSGLMKTEKTSDVFKTQDPAVVIDMNELNNNVHLDHSICTHTEQKNSTADIPVQHDKDMSRTPATGLCKLSSQSDTTEKSDSVSFGMPIEGKDPRLTSEDLSSGCNNSNVSGNNTGHVVSMECMSNLQAGYDSPMEDGELRDPDAYSWKNNDVNFSETGQLENGVVSTNFKDAFENNFKNGHQFCDYQDDANAKGQDGEIDDNGSQTRGFRARKYRKLSSHDKSPYNGSIKRKSFALMQHQRKTENKGYEVDFPLTCHESRSINPHTYHNSKDRYHSRLRRVDSGPPARGSEMSLYDKKPFPDKFSNEIYRPSTRKRFPADRDDSYENYRGSPFPRGKNKRKKNKKSGMQRGIIAPKEKEGYNERFPEKFSSSRDHKSSTNFVHDVHMNRLYRKSQSESSLCSATHVLNGQDRRPSDRVSRHSQWQENNQVEFSRRLKPDDNLRSLAMQGVKSLVVTNDRK, translated from the exons ATGTATCAGAAGCTATTAGCCCACATAATGGAGGATATGCCGATCAAGAAGAGGAGATTCTGGAAGCATTTTGTATCACCACCACCTCAGGCGTGTTCACGGACACCTAAAGAGGCCAACCCCTTTGAAGCTGACCAGGTTTTAAAAGGTACATTTCCTGCGAGTCAGAAATCGCATTCTGAATTTGGGATCATCCATGGGTCTGTTGCAGTTACATCTGCAGATGGTCCTAGTGAGGCCGGAAATG CAAGAGCTGCACAGGCACCGGATGCTGTTGTGACAAAGGGCAAAACTCTGGCATCAATTGAACCTGAAAGTTTGGttaaaaagaaatcagaagATAGCAAGAACTTATCTGTTCAGGTTGATTCCTTTACTTCGTTGAATGATATTCATAGCGGTAAAAATGATCTAGCATTGGGGAATTCTATCCCTTTGAAAATCAATAGACTACATTGGGATCTTAACATTATGATGGATGAATGGGAGAAACCCAATGCTGAAAACGTCAATCAGCAGATGGGCAATACAGAAGATGTGACTAATAATGGGATACAGAACGAGAAGGCTGCATCTGATCCGGTCAGTATTCCAAAGCTAGAAACCCCCTCGTCCGTGCTTAATGAGACTAAAGGTCCTGATTCTAAGAGGACtgtgttgcaagtatcctcTGGGCTCATGAAAACAGAAAAAACAAGTGATGTGTTTAAAACTCAAGATCCTGCTGTTGTTATTGACATGAATGAGCTTAATAACAACGTCCATTTGGATCATTCTATATGTACACATACTGAACAAAAGAATAGTACTGCTGACATACCTGTTCAACATGATAAAGATATGTCCAGAACACCTGCAACAGGGCTTTGCAAATTGTCATCACAAAGTGATACTACTGAGAAGAGTGATTCTGTTTCATTTGGCATGCCAATTGAAG GGAAGGACCCTAGGCTTACTTCTGAAGATCTTTCATCTGGTTGCAACAACTCGAATGTCTCTGGGAATAATACAGGTCATGTGGTTAGTATGGAATGCATGAGCAACCTACAAGCAGGTTATGATTCTCCCATGGAAGATGGGGAACTAAGAGACCCTGATGCATATAGCTGGAAGAATAATGATGTCAACTTCTCAGAAACTGGACAGCTGGAGAATGGAGTGGTTAGTACAAATTTTAAGGAtgcttttgaaaataatttcaagAATGGTCATCAGTTTTGTGATTATCAAGACGATGCCAATGCAAAAGGACAAGATGGTGAAATTGATGACAATGGTTCACAAACAAGGGGGTTCCGAGCAAGGAAATACAGAAAGCTATCATCACATGATAAAAGTCCATATAATGGTAGCATAAAGAGAAAGAGTTTTGCATTGATGCAGCACCAGAG GAAAACTGAGAACAAGGGTTATGAGGTTGACTTTCCGCTCACCTGTCATGAATCAAGAAGCATTAATCCTCATACTTATCATAATTCAAAGGATCGCTACCATTCCAGGCTAAGACGTGTGGATTCTGGCCCACCTGCTAGGGGCAGTGAAATGAGCTTGTATGATAAAAAGCCATTTCCAGATAAATTCTCAAATGAAATTTATAGGCCCTCCACTAGAAAGCGATTTCCAGCTGATAGAGATGATTCGTATGAGAACTACAGGGGATCTCCTTTCCCAAGAGGCAAAAACAAacgtaaaaaaaacaaaaagtctGGTATGCAACGTGGTATCATAGCGCCGAAGGAGAAGGAAGGATACAATGAACGCTTTCCTGAGAAGTTTTCAAGCAGTAGAGACCATAAATCCTCTACCAATTTTGTTCATGATGTGCATATGAACAGACTCTACAGGAAGTCACAATCAGAATCTTCTCTGTGCTCCGCTACCCATGTCTTGAATGGACAGGACCGAAGACCTTCTGACAGAGTGTCCAGGCACAGCCAATGGCAGGAGAACAACCAGGTAGAGTTTTCCAGAAGATTGAAGCCAGATGATAACTTACGTTCCTTAGCAATGCAGGGAGTAAAGTCATTGGTGGTTACTAATGATAGGAAATAG